The Suncus etruscus isolate mSunEtr1 chromosome 7, mSunEtr1.pri.cur, whole genome shotgun sequence genome includes a window with the following:
- the ACTR8 gene encoding actin-related protein 8: protein MTQAEKGEAENGKEKGGEKEKEQRGVKRPIVPALVPESLQEQIQSNFIVVIHPGSTTLRIGRATDTLPASIPHVIARRHKQQGQPLYKDNWLLREGLNKPESNEQRQNGLKMVDQAIWSKKMSNGTRRIPVSPEQARSYNKQMRPAILDHCSGNKWTNTSHHPEFLVGEEALYVNPMDCYNIHWPIRRGQLNIHPGPGGSLTAVLADIEVIWSHAIQKYLEIPLKDLKYYRCILLIPDIYNKQHVKELVNMILMKMGFSGIVVHQESVCATFGSGLSSTCIVDVGDQKTSVCCVEDGVSHRNTRLCLAYGGSDVSRCFYWLMQRAGFPYRECQLTNKLDCLLLQHLKETFCHLDQDISGLQDHEFQIRRPDSPAFLYQFRLGDEKLQAPMALFYPATFGIVGQKMTTLQHRSQGDPEDPHDEHYLLATQSKQEQSAKATADRKSASKPIGFEGDLRGQSSDLPERLHPQEVDLGPSQGDCLMAGNDSEEALTALMSRKTAISLFEGKALGLDKAILHSIDCCSSDDTKKKMYSSILVVGGGLMFHKAQEFLQHRILNKMPPSFRRIIENVDVITRPKDMDPRLIAWKGGAVLACLDTTQELWIYQREWQRFGVRMLRERAAFVW from the exons ATGACACAGGCGGAGAAGGGCGAGGCGGAGAACGGAAAGGAGAAGGGCGGCGAGAAGGAGAAGGAGCAGCGCGGCGTGAAGCGGCCCATCGTGCCCGCGCTGGTGCCCGAGTCGCTGCAAGAG CAGATCCAGAGCAACTTCATAGTTGTGATACATCCAGGCTCAACAACTCTGAGGATCGGCAGAGCCACTGACACACTTCCTGCCAGCATTCCGCATGTCATTGCAAGAAGGCACAAGCAGCAAGGGCAGCCCCTTTACAAGGACAACTGGCTCCTAAGGGAAGGACTAAAt aaACCTGAAAGTAACGAACAAAGGCAAAATGGCCTTAAGATGGTGGATCAGGCAATATGGTCCAAAAAGATGTCAAATGGTACAAGACGAATTCCCGTGTCCCCTGAGCAG GCACGCTCCTACAATAAACAGATGCGGCCTGCAATATTAGATCACTGTTCTGGGAATAAGTGGACGAACACATCTCATCATCCTGAATTTTTGGTAGGAGAAGAG GCTTTGTATGTAAATCCAATGGACTGTTATAATATTCATTGGCCCATCAGAAGAGGTCAGTTAAATATCCACCCAGGACCCGGAGGCTCCCTTACAGCTGTTCTGGCAGATATTGAAGTGATTTGGTCTcatgcaatacaaaaatacttgGAAATTCCACTCAAAGATTTAAAG TATTACAGATGTATCTTATTAATTCCGGATATCTATAATAAACAGCACGTGAAAGAACTAGTAAATATGATCTTGATGAAGATGGGTTTTTCAG GGATTGTGGTCCACCAGGAATCTGTGTGTGCCACATTCGGCAGCGGCTTAAGCAGCACTTGTATTGTGGATGTTGGGGACCAGAAGACAAGTGTCTGCTGTGTGGAAGATGGGGTCTCTCATCGCAACACTCG GCTCTGTCTAGCTTACGGAGGCTCAGATGTATCACGGTGCTTTTACTGGCTGATGCAGAGAGCCGGGTTCCCTTACAGAGAATGCCAACTAACAAATAAATTGGACTGCCTCCTCCTGCAACACCTTAAAGAAACTTTTTGCCATTTAGATCAG GACATCTCTGGGCTTCAAGACCACGAGTTTCAGATTCGGCGTCCAGATTCTCCTGCTTTTCTTTATCAGTTTCGATTAGGAGACGAAAAGCTCCAG GCACCAATGGCTTTGTTTTACCCGGCAACCTTTGGGATTGTTGGACAGAAAATGACAACCCTGCAGCACAGATCCCAGGGGGACCCCGAGGACCCGCATGACGAACACTACCTGCTGGCCACACAGAGCAAGCAAGAACAG TCTGCAAAAGCTACCGCTGACCGGAAGTCTGCGTCCAAACCCATTGGATTCGAAGGGGATCTTCGTGGCCAGTCCTCTGATCTTCCAGAAAGACTCCATCCCCAGGAGGTGGATTTGGGACCCTCCCAAGGAGACTGCCTGATGGCTGGCAATGATTCCGAGGAGGCCCTCACCGCACTCATGTCCAGGAAGACTGCCATCTCCCTGTTCGAAGGAAAAGCCCTGGGCCTGGATAAAGCCATCCTCCATAGCATCGACTGCTGTT CATCCGACGATACCAAGAAGAAGATGTACAGCTCCATCCTTGTGGTGGGAGGTGGCTTGATGTTTCACAAAGCTCAAGAATTCCTGCAGCATAGAATTCTCAACAAAATGCCACCTTCATTCAGGAGAATTATCGAAAATGTGGACGTGATCACAAGGCCCAAG GACATGGATCCCCGGCTGATCGCATGGAAAGGAGGGGCAGTCTTGGCTTGTCTGGATACAACCCAGGAACTGTGGATTTACCAGCGAGAATGGCAGCGCTTTGGGGTCCGCATGTTGCGGGAGCGAGCTGCTTTTGTCTGGTAA
- the SELENOK gene encoding selenoprotein K, whose protein sequence is MVYISNGQVLDSRSQSPWRLSFITDFFWGIAEFVVLFFKTLLQQDVKKGKGYRNSSDSRYDDGRGPPGNPPRRMGRINHLRGPSPPPMAGGUGR, encoded by the exons ATGGTCTACATCTCGAACG GACAAGTGCTGGACAGCCGGAGTCAGTCCCCATGGAGATTATCTTTTATAACAGATTTCTTTTGGGGAATAGCTGAGTTTGTGGTTTTGTT TTTCAAGACGCTGCTTCAACAAGATGTGAAAAAGGGAAAAGGCTACAGAAACTCATCTGATTCCAGATACGATGACGGAAGAGG ACCACCAGGAAACCCTCCTAGAAGAATGGGCCGAATCAATCATCTTCGGGGGCCTAGTCCTCCTCCAATGGCTGGTGGATGAGGAAGGTaa